A single window of Microbispora hainanensis DNA harbors:
- a CDS encoding HesA/MoeB/ThiF family protein, producing the protein MRTQHRPHRYGNDRIRIGGTTREINDPEGHVWAALNAMDGTRTPQEVVARLRRAYPRLTEAEATGIVDRLLTSGYVEDAAGSRPEELSPRELERYSRNAAFFHGSGLAPRDHGWDAQVRLKRSRVLVLGLGGTGSHTAWALAACGVGAIHCVDRDLVELSNLTRQALYREADIGSPKVDVAVARLAEVNSSVRVTGETRAVECEEDMLDLVHGFDAVAMCADEPAGRGGIRIWVNRACLTEKIPWALGGYNGPLVSVAAFTPEGPCYECLTASVDAPLAPGIPLDLGGPDVIAPSAGVSGHLTAQAVIAFLTGMPTTSGSYVTGVNLVAPDQHVYTRHPAAPDCPACAPDALRTGPLGAGPLGSMIG; encoded by the coding sequence GTGAGAACCCAGCACCGCCCCCACCGGTACGGCAACGACCGGATCCGGATCGGCGGCACCACCCGGGAGATCAACGACCCGGAAGGGCACGTCTGGGCGGCTCTGAACGCGATGGACGGCACCAGGACTCCGCAGGAGGTCGTCGCCCGCCTGCGCCGTGCGTACCCTCGGCTCACGGAGGCCGAGGCGACCGGCATCGTCGATCGCCTGCTCACCTCCGGATATGTGGAGGACGCCGCCGGCTCGCGGCCCGAGGAGCTCAGCCCGCGGGAGCTGGAACGCTACTCGCGTAACGCGGCGTTCTTCCACGGCAGCGGCCTCGCGCCACGCGATCACGGCTGGGATGCCCAGGTGCGCCTCAAACGCTCGCGCGTGCTCGTTCTCGGGCTCGGCGGCACCGGCAGCCACACGGCCTGGGCACTCGCCGCGTGCGGCGTCGGCGCGATCCACTGCGTGGACCGCGACCTGGTCGAGCTGTCCAACCTGACGAGGCAGGCCCTCTATCGGGAGGCCGACATCGGCAGTCCCAAGGTGGACGTGGCCGTCGCCCGGCTGGCCGAGGTCAACTCCTCCGTCCGCGTCACCGGTGAGACCCGCGCGGTCGAATGCGAGGAGGACATGCTCGACCTCGTACACGGGTTCGACGCGGTGGCGATGTGCGCCGACGAACCGGCAGGCCGGGGCGGCATCCGCATCTGGGTCAACCGGGCCTGCCTGACGGAGAAGATCCCGTGGGCGCTCGGCGGTTACAACGGCCCGCTGGTGAGCGTGGCGGCGTTCACACCCGAGGGCCCGTGCTACGAGTGCCTGACCGCGAGCGTCGACGCCCCGCTCGCGCCGGGAATCCCCCTCGACCTCGGCGGGCCGGACGTCATCGCGCCCTCCGCCGGGGTCTCGGGTCACCTGACCGCCCAGGCGGTCATCGCGTTCCTGACCGGGATGCCCACGACCTCGGGGAGCTACGTCACGGGCGTCAACCTCGTCGCGCCGGACCAGCACGTCTACACACGCCATCCGGCGGCGCCCGACTGCCCGGCCTGCGCGCCGGACGCGCTCCGCACGGGCCCCCTCGGCGCCGGGCCCCTCGGCAGCATGATCGGGTGA